TGGACTGAGGGCGTTAACCACCTCAAGAATCCCACGGCTTTAGCCATGTGGAGTGTCAAGGTGACTGATGACAATCACCCCACCGTACAAACGCCTTTTATGCACGGGTATCACCTTGAAAATTAGCATTTACATAAGGCGGATTCCAAACATTCTTCCGCCCATCGTAAGCTACTCCTTCGTCTGCATCGCAGGTGTCCATCCTCTAACCAGAAACACTATTGTAGGAAAACCTCAGAAGGCTGTCGGTCCCCCACATCGTGAACAACATCAGTCGTTTCCAGAAGTGAAAAGTACTCATCGCATGGGATGCTTTTCCTGCTCCAATGGACAAGGTTTGTTACACATCCCTCTGTGCCTCCTCGCTGGTAATCTCCAACCATTTTTCATATAGATTCACCTTTTGTTATTAAGCGGGCCCGTAAGTCGTGGCATAAGTTACGACCACTGCCATATCCTCATACAGCGTTCTCTGAATGCTGGGAAACCCTGGCTCAGGTTGTTGACAAAGTCTACGGGTTCCGATTTCCAGTCTCCACTCTGTACTCAACGGCAAATTCAGAACGCTCACCCACGAGCGACCTTTGAGCGCAAGCGTTGCAGGACCGAGAGGGAAAACGGCTCACCCGAGATCGCTTAGTAGACCACTTTTTCAGCAGTCTCAGCCCGGGGAGAACCCCAGCTTAGGGTTTCCCTAGTCTTCGACTCGGTTATATCCACTGCCTGGGCGCATATAGATACAGTACCGTCGAAAATCTGTGGTTTCGCCCGGAAAAGATCACATGCGCCGTTGGTCGCGGCGGGTTTCGGGCAGTATTTGCCTATGTAAGGAGGGAGAGTATGGCGGACGGTCAATACAGTCAACTGAGGTTTGACATCTTAGAGAAAGTTCGGCTCCATCCCCAACAACCCGGGATCGGCGATTTGTTGGAACTTGATTTGACGCCCGACGTGGAGATTGAAGACCAAGGGTCCCACTTGAAAATCCGCGGATACCTCCGTTTGAACGGTCGTTACAGGGGAGATGACTGGATGGTGTCCGACGGGGAACAAGCGGCAGAGCAAGCGGAATTATCCGGGGAAACTGAGCAGGGACGAGCGGAGGGCGAGGGGGAGGAGGAGACGGAGGAACTGGCATACGTCATCCCTGTCGAGATCACATTGCCCGCCAACCGCGCAGCACAGGACCACATCTCCGCCGAGGTGGAATCGTTCGATTATCATGTGTTGTCACCGTTTGAACTGCAAATTGAAGCAGTACTGGCGATTGACGGGTTTATTCCTGAACCGTCACGGGATGAGAAGACGGAGGAGGAAACATCTGAAGACAGTCCCACATTCTCTGGTTATACCCCATCCTCTCCGGAGGAGGTGGTGGAATCGTACGAAACCATCTCGTCCCAACCACCTGCGTATCAGTTTGAACATATGGCTCACCCCCATGATGCGCGCCCGGCTTATCGTGATCCGGACAGCCAATATGGTTGGGGTACCCGTTCACATGCGGAGGATGCCTCGATCCGATCCATCGGTGAACCTGAAGAGGAGACGGATACGCCCCACGCGTCTGACGGGGAAAAACGAGAGCCGGAATGGGATGCGGACGACCCAACGGCCAAACTGCAACCCTACGAGCCGGAGGATGTCGAGGAAGATCAAGA
This is a stretch of genomic DNA from Polycladomyces subterraneus. It encodes these proteins:
- a CDS encoding LysM peptidoglycan-binding domain-containing protein translates to MADGQYSQLRFDILEKVRLHPQQPGIGDLLELDLTPDVEIEDQGSHLKIRGYLRLNGRYRGDDWMVSDGEQAAEQAELSGETEQGRAEGEGEEETEELAYVIPVEITLPANRAAQDHISAEVESFDYHVLSPFELQIEAVLAIDGFIPEPSRDEKTEEETSEDSPTFSGYTPSSPEEVVESYETISSQPPAYQFEHMAHPHDARPAYRDPDSQYGWGTRSHAEDASIRSIGEPEEETDTPHASDGEKREPEWDADDPTAKLQPYEPEDVEEDQDKHESEDEKPAFGRQDMKIGFQRQKEQHPSSFRFQDRLLGKPEHPPTWPTETPLDFASDTGWKTNQEEPQWPKSVQLFKDQEEEQSTESADEVETHGEALSEQEQNQEKSATQLEWAKWLIGEEEEQFVKIKMVIAQKEDSIDSIAEKYDVLASQLVRLNHLEGEELKEGQIIHIPQKIRLNES